The nucleotide window ATGCCGAGGCGATCAATGCCAGCAATGAATCCCGCGCCCAGATTAGATCTAGGTGGCACGGGAGAGCCTTCCTTCAAGACGCCCCATCCGGTGCCGTGTACCAGTTGAATCTTTTCATCGAGCGTCATCTGCTCGATCACTAAATCTGCCCGCTGGTCGGGGGAGAGATTTCTATTCATCCACGGGGCTGTCGTCTTCGATTGATCGGTCTTTGCCTGCCCCGAGACCTGTGCTGTTGCCGCGATCATCAGCACTGCGAAAATGCTGCTTATCAATAGACGCCTGCTCAGCTTGCGAAGCCCCATAGTCCTCCATTTTTGTTAATGCAGAATCGATATTCTACTCGACATCCGCTAAATGCGCGAGACGGCGTCGAAGATAGGCTTCCTCGACCCGGTTTGTGACCAGGGCAATCGCTTTTTCATAGGCATCCATTGCTTCCTGCCTGCGGCGTAATCGGCGGAGCAGGTCCGCGCGCGCGGCGTGAAACAGATAGTACTTATCAAGCTCGCCCCACGCTCCCAACTGATCAATGAGGGCCAGGCCTCTTTCAAACCCGGCGCTCATCGCGACTGCGACGGCATGGTTAAGCGCCACAACCGGGGTGGGAAAGATTCGCAGCAGCTCCTGGTACAGCGCGGCGATTTGAGCCCAGTCGGTTTCTGCCGCGGTTTTCGCTTGAGCGTGCACGGCTGCGATGGCCGCCTGCAATTGATAGGTGCTAATCTTCTGCATGCGCAGCGCCCGCTCCACCAATTCCAGCCCTTCCCGGATTTGCTCGCTGTGCCAGCGTGAACGGTCCTGATCTTCAAGCGGTACCAGCTCTCCCTTTGCGTTGATGCGTGAATCGCGGCGCGAATCCTGAAGCAGCATCAGCGCCAGCAGGCCGACATTTTCCGCCTCGTTGGGCAATAGCTCCCAAAGGGTCCGGCCCAGGCGGATCGCTTCCGCACACAGCTCTTTGCGGATGAGGCTTTCACCCCCGGTTGCGGCGTATCCTTCATTGAATACCAGATAGATGACGGCTTGCACCGATGCCAGCCGTTCAGCCAGCACGTGAATCGGCGGGATCTCGTAGGGAATGCCGGCATCGCGAATTTTTGCTTTGGCCCTGACCAGACGTTGCGCAAGCGTCGGCTCGGGAAGCAGAAAGGCCCGGGCGATTTCTGTCGTGGTCAGGCCGCCAAGGGTCCTCAAAGTGAGGGCGACCTGAGCTTCAAGATTGAGTGCCGGGTGGCAGCAGGTGAAGATGAGACGAAGGCGATCATCAGGATATTTCATCGAGACTTCGTCAGATGATTCATGCTCTCGGCGCTGCGAGAGTTCGGTCTCATACAAGATTGAATCCTGCTTTTCAAGTCGAGTGTTCTCCCTTCGCACAGAGTCAATGAGTTTGCGGTGCGCCACCGCGGTGATCCAGGCGCCAGGATTGTTGGGGATACCTTTTTCCGGCCAAGTGGCCAGGGCTGAAGTGAAGGCTTCCTGCATGGCCTCTTCGGCCCGGTCAAAAGAGCCGGAGAGCCGGATCAACGTGGCGATGATCCGGCCCGATTCCTCTCGAAAGACCGACTCGACCGAAGTTCTCGCGTCAGCCATTCACGCGTCAACCATTGACCGTGGTTGCATACTGGCCGTTCGCAGGCTGCTCTGACCGAACTGGGATATCCCGGATGGGGCGGATCTCGATGCACGCTTGTCCACCCGAACATCTTAGCGGGATCTTCGATGCCCAGCCGATAACTTCATCCAGGTCCTTGCAGTCCAGAATGTAGTATCCGGCGAGCTGTTCCTTGGTTTCGGCGAAGGGACCATCCACGGTGATTACCTTGCCGTCTTGCACGCGGATGGTTGTGGCCGTACT belongs to Terriglobales bacterium and includes:
- a CDS encoding RNA polymerase sigma factor, whose amino-acid sequence is MADARTSVESVFREESGRIIATLIRLSGSFDRAEEAMQEAFTSALATWPEKGIPNNPGAWITAVAHRKLIDSVRRENTRLEKQDSILYETELSQRREHESSDEVSMKYPDDRLRLIFTCCHPALNLEAQVALTLRTLGGLTTTEIARAFLLPEPTLAQRLVRAKAKIRDAGIPYEIPPIHVLAERLASVQAVIYLVFNEGYAATGGESLIRKELCAEAIRLGRTLWELLPNEAENVGLLALMLLQDSRRDSRINAKGELVPLEDQDRSRWHSEQIREGLELVERALRMQKISTYQLQAAIAAVHAQAKTAAETDWAQIAALYQELLRIFPTPVVALNHAVAVAMSAGFERGLALIDQLGAWGELDKYYLFHAARADLLRRLRRRQEAMDAYEKAIALVTNRVEEAYLRRRLAHLADVE
- a CDS encoding YciI family protein, with translation MRYMLLIYQKEQEGPPSPEESAKSMAGHWAVMDETKKLGIFRGAEPLQPTSTATTIRVQDGKVITVDGPFAETKEQLAGYYILDCKDLDEVIGWASKIPLRCSGGQACIEIRPIRDIPVRSEQPANGQYATTVNG